A window of the Brockia lithotrophica genome harbors these coding sequences:
- a CDS encoding SOS-response repressor and protease LexA: protein MRGTSESQLTPREREVLDFIRLFFQAHGFPPTVRQIAEGLGLSSTASAHYYLKRLEYKGVIQRLPKRSRSLKLRDPNPDGSANPLHTVGMVEEVREVPLLGYTPAGNPREALEVPEGSMYAPAPFAAQETQDNPLFYLRVRGDSMVGAGIFDGDYVLIRRQDAADEGDIVLALTSDGEATIKRLRFHGRQAVLVAENPEYPPLTDLEFRILGKVVGIFRVLS from the coding sequence GTGAGGGGAACGTCCGAATCTCAGCTCACCCCGCGCGAGCGCGAGGTCCTCGACTTCATCCGCCTATTTTTCCAAGCACACGGCTTCCCGCCCACCGTACGCCAAATCGCGGAGGGGCTGGGGCTCAGTTCGACGGCCTCTGCACACTACTACTTGAAACGCCTCGAATACAAAGGCGTGATCCAACGCCTTCCCAAGAGATCGCGTTCCCTCAAGCTCCGGGACCCGAATCCGGATGGTTCGGCGAACCCTTTGCACACCGTCGGTATGGTGGAAGAAGTGCGCGAGGTTCCCCTCCTCGGCTATACGCCTGCCGGTAATCCCCGCGAGGCTCTAGAAGTTCCCGAGGGAAGCATGTACGCACCCGCTCCCTTTGCCGCCCAAGAAACCCAAGATAATCCCCTCTTCTACCTCCGCGTACGGGGAGACAGCATGGTCGGCGCGGGGATATTCGACGGCGATTACGTCCTCATTCGCCGCCAAGATGCTGCCGACGAAGGGGACATCGTCCTCGCCCTCACGTCGGACGGCGAAGCTACGATCAAACGCCTACGGTTCCACGGGCGGCAGGCGGTTCTCGTCGCGGAAAACCCAGAATACCCACCCCTCACCGACCTCGAGTTTCGCATCCTCGGCAAGGTGGTGGGGATCTTTCGCGTCCTTTCGTAG